In Grus americana isolate bGruAme1 unplaced genomic scaffold, bGruAme1.mat H_2, whole genome shotgun sequence, the genomic stretch CAGCTGGGGGTGTTCGCTGCGGGGAGGCACTTGTACCTACTTGCAGGAGGAAGACCTGCTGCTATTTTTGGTGTCAGGGAGAGGGTTTTCTTGGGTGTCCACTGACAAAGTCTACTCCTGCAATaatgtttgtgggttttctagatgttttttggggaaaaaaagcaactgctGAATGATTAAGTAAGGGACCATTTCCCATCTCCAGAGGATATTTATGTTATTATTTCAATACATTATTTGTTATGCTTtgtgtaatttttgttttaccCTACTCAAAAATCTAACACTGCGTATATTTATGAGACAGTTAATACTAACAGCAGTATTTGGCAGCTGTTCAACAAATTCCCTGACTTTGCAGCCAATCAGACGTCTGTCAGTAGAGGGATCTGGGAACCTAAGGGATCAGTTAGCAGAGAGAAGCCCAGCAAAGAAATTTTCAGATGATGTAGTATTTTTACCTGAGCTAAAAGCCTTGCTGGCACATCCATGGAGGAGTAGGAAAGAGCAGCTACATCCCTGCTCACATTCCAAAGCCACAGCTGGCTTGGATCAGGGAGCCTGCAGCTGTACAGAGAAACAAATCTCAGCAGCCTGGGGGGTGGCAGTGCACTTCTTCAGGCAGCTCATACATCTCCCTGGAAAGCTTTAATCAAGAATGGAAAGTTGGAAGCAGAGTTTGGTAGTAGTCATCACACACATACAGTATTAAATcacttttctactttttataAGCACCTCCTGACCTTAAATCTGGAGTACTCAACATAAATTCTCactcttttatataaaaaagcCATCAtccatataaaaatgaaaaaaaaagtgtcagacAGCTTACTATTTTATATgagctttttccatttcatgttTCTTGACCTGGAGCATGAGTCTGTAAGAAGTAGAAGAGGGTCTTGGCTACATGACCACACTGATCAACACAGAGAAGGGAGGGGATGCAGCCTCCCTCTCACAGTCCTGCACCGAGGCTACTTGTCTCTCCTttttcacaaagaaacaaataataaaggcaaaataaatgcagaaacttAAAACGATAATAGTGTTTTAAGTATTagtaaatgaaaactgaagaattCTTGGGATTGATGCGACTTTCATATTAATAAACTCCCATTTCTCTGGCCTTGTATCCATTTTTCCCAGTTTAAATGATGTAGGTTGGCCCAGCGAGGAATTAGCTGGACATGAGAAGAGCCATAATGGATCCAACCGGGTTTCTCTTACCCCGACACTCTGCCCCGCAGCGGCAGATGCTCAGTGAAGAACTATAAAACCAGGATAAGCATCAGGTTATGTTTCCACCAGCAGGTCGAGGAGCCTCCCCACACCCTTCTTCCATTGGGCAGCATTACTTTCTCCAGCAAAAACTGCCCAGCAAGCAAAACCCATAGGTTCAAAACCCACCCATACTTGGCGTGAGGGGCTTCCTTGCTGCCTGTCAAAGCAAGCACCTTTGCTGCCATACGCTTTAGCTCTGTTGGCAGGATTAAGGGCTGTTGTATCCAAAATTTATGCTTGCCTCCCTTAACCACTTCTGCTTCTCttaaaaagcttattttgctCATCAAAATCCCGTGGTCAGCATCTGTCATGTTTGGCAAGCTATGAGTGGCAGCTCGGAAATATTGAAGACATTATTGACAACCAAATGCCAAACATAAACAGGAAGGGCCGTGGTCTTGTGCTACCAAACTCTGCCTGATGTCTTCCAGATGAACATCCTCACAGCAGGGATGGTGCCGGCGCCAACACACCCCATCGTGGCCCAGAGGATGCTGACATCATGTTAGAGGTCTCCTGGGCGCTGGGGGCCCATGGGCTGAGGCACTGTTAGTGCCTGTGCTCCCACCTGCCTGCATGTAAAAACTCACACGTTCTGCTTGTTCTCATCCCTGCCGGATTTCGGGAGTGCCTGGAAAATACCTCAGCGATGCCCTAAGCGCGTTTGTGCTCCCTCCCATCGCAGGGTGCAGCTAGAGGGGGCTCTGACACCCTCCACGGCACCTCACACCTCCAGGGTGGGACAAAGACCATCCCCGCTGGGTTAGGTGACTCCCTCACCAAGTGGCCAAGCCCCCAACTCAAGGCGGCTGTGCCGGAGAGGCGCTGCGGGAGGGACTGTGGTGGGAGAGGCAGGGTGGGAGGCGAGAGCTGGACGGGTCCCACCGGGAAACTGAGGTGTGGGGCCGGTCAGAAAAGGGGTGTGGGGCTGGTGGAGAAGGACATGGAGTGGGACTAGGCGGACCATGGGCAGTGAGTCAGGGAGTGGTTGTCTCTCAGTCCAGCCAGATTTGGCAGTGTTGCAGATGGCTTTACAGCTCGGTTCTAACTGGCAGAGGGTTTGTGCTGGGCTTCCCGTGCACATGCTGCTCTTCTCTTCCAGATGCTCTGGGGAGGGCTGGATATTCAGGCCAACAGGACAATCCGGCTGCGGGATGAAGAGCTGGCCTCCCTGCGCCCGGCACGGCAGTTCATGCAGATTTTAGAGGATGAAGTTCCCAAAACACCGCCAGAGATTGAGCAGCATCTGAGATATTATTCACTGACTGACACTCCTTTGCCTCTATCAGAGTTTGACCGTCTCCTTTTCACCAGTGTTTACTGCGCCTATCAGCTTCGCTCCGTGCAGGGTCTGGATAAAAATCTCTGGATTAGTTTTTTCTCTCAGCTGGTCGATGAAATGTTTCGTGATCTGTGCAAGGGGCTTTGCCCTGCAAATACCACCCTCCTCCTGGCTTCCTGGCCCTGGAAGGAGAAGCCTTTACATTTAGCATCCCTGAAACATTTCTATCATTCTAACCTGGCCAGGACCAAGAGAGACACTTAATAAGGGAAACTACCGTAGGAAAGGACACACCTGACGTCAGTTGCATCCTTGGTTATTTTGAATGCTCTCCACATTATTCAGGACTTTGTACAAATACACCACACCTTTTTGTCCTGCTTTCGCATTGCGCTGGCAACCCTCTAAGGATTTATAcacaagcttttatttttaaatgaaataggaCAAAACTAAGAGTGCATTTCACTCTTtccagtttttttctttttttggttctgtttattttggggggtttttaaGTGGGTTGTGCTGAAGGAAGCAGTGCTATTTAGATGTGTTCTCTATCTTGATCACTGACACTTACTGGGGAGATGCCCTGGTAGGTTTTTTCCAGGATGTCACACTGGTGTCCTAGCTGACTTCATTTCAGATAATTCAGTTCAGCCTCCTTATATTCCCCCTGTGGTTTCAGCCAAATACAgtatcttttctcctctccagtAAGCAGCTATGcagattttgctgtgtttcatgATATAGGTCACatatttaatttcagctttctgcTCATGTGGCATCACATTTTATGTGTCCATAGTAATTTCCCATCTcacatattcatttttctttaaaaagcaacctGAAAATGTATGTATTCTATGAAGCTTTCTAATATTTGCATATCGTATTTACACATGTACACTGCTTTGTGTCAGTCATCAGTTTGGAATATACTTCCttaaatctcatttaaattcCTAAGGATCATGACCTAGTTATTTCTTCAGCAGATTTTAGCTCTTCTATGGAGTTTTTTTTGTACAGCTATGGCACTTTACAAGCCAAACATAATAAATACACAGTCTCTATCCtcaaaatgagaaatacaattattttacagaaagagaTCATTAACCTTTCTCTGTCTTACACATTGCAGTGTggaattaaataaatgtaattatctATTCTAgagagttttgatttttttttgtttgtttctactAGGTTTCCCACTGCCTTTATAGGTACATTAATTTTGAATATCCATTGCATGTGCTTAGATGATGGGATCCATAATTCCCTTTCTATCAATATAGTCTTAATTTTCCATGCTCAACAAAGGAGGCACGTGTGACATTCAAAGTGGGAACTGCTACCTTTTGACCTAGTTAATCTTTTTCCAAGCTGTTGTTGCCCAACagatggagaggagaaatggTGAGGCAGGAATAAGAAGCCTGGAAGCAAGATGCCACAGAGAATGGTTTTAGAGGTCAGGTTAGGGCTATGACAGGAGAAGATAAGAAAATAGATTTACACACTTCATAAAGCAGGTTGGTTGTTGcttcccccgtcccccccaaaGGATGCAGGAATTAAGATTAGCACCGTGCTTGAAGTATAACTTCTAGTAAACTCGTGTCCCAACCTCTACCCTTCATCCTTTTCCCAACTATGCCCCCAGTCTTTAATGTGTAGGATATGTACGGGGTGACCAAAGCAGGGAGTGGCTGCAGACAAGTCAAGTTCAAGCAGAGAATATCATCAAAAAGCTGAGCTGGGAGGGCACTACTGCATGAAAATATTGTCTTGCTGGAGCATATACAGTCTGAGCTATATGAATGTCTGGATAAAGGTTGAGGGTGTTGGCTTGGAGACTCAAATGCAAATACACTGCTTTGAATTCAGGATTTTGTTAGGATCAGTTTAAGAGCATTGCTATCCGTTGAGCAGATTATACATTAAACTCAAGTGATGTCACAAAGTTTTGTGCATGATGAAGATGATGCACTTTTGCAGTTTATGTATTTTGGGAGACAAACCAGGGCTTAGCTCAACTGAAACAGCACCAATCGCACTAGGATGAAGCCCCAGCCTCCTGCTTTCCTCCTACCCCCCTCGGTGGATCCTGCCATCTGTCCCAGGT encodes the following:
- the LOC129200237 gene encoding protein FAM180B-like, which translates into the protein MARVQFNAWLILCVFAGCQRLTDEHPHSRDGAGANTPHRGPEDADIMLEMLWGGLDIQANRTIRLRDEELASLRPARQFMQILEDEVPKTPPEIEQHLRYYSLTDTPLPLSEFDRLLFTSVYCAYQLRSVQGLDKNLWISFFSQLVDEMFRDLCKGLCPANTTLLLASWPWKEKPLHLASLKHFYHSNLARTKRDT